In one window of Spiroplasma corruscae DNA:
- a CDS encoding nitroreductase family protein, which yields MMRKVSLFSNLIRNMSKVLELIIERRSIKNFNKNFKISSKDIIKIFETIRMSPTSFNLQPFKVYYVSNIDIREELSPICWNQDSITSSSGLLVWTVNKEDYLRNYYIKNQIRWLADGNDNRIERVTNGLKIVVDDRKIRYEEWAIRQCYITLGCIMPVIKELDLDSCPIEGFLTDKVNDVFNKHKVYNSKNETIALVCAIGKRLEEQNTNFLKNKKRLPMEDLFKTI from the coding sequence ATGATGAGAAAGGTAAGTTTATTTTCAAACTTAATTAGAAATATGAGTAAAGTATTAGAACTTATTATAGAGCGAAGATCAATAAAAAACTTTAATAAAAATTTTAAAATTAGCAGTAAAGATATTATTAAAATTTTTGAAACCATTAGAATGTCACCAACATCATTTAATTTACAGCCTTTCAAGGTCTATTACGTAAGTAATATTGATATTAGAGAAGAACTTTCTCCAATTTGCTGGAATCAAGATTCAATAACTAGTTCGAGTGGATTATTAGTATGAACAGTAAATAAAGAAGATTATTTAAGAAATTATTATATAAAGAATCAAATAAGATGACTTGCAGATGGTAATGATAATAGAATAGAAAGAGTTACAAATGGTTTAAAAATAGTTGTTGATGATCGAAAAATCAGATACGAGGAGTGAGCTATTAGACAATGCTATATTACATTAGGATGCATTATGCCAGTTATAAAAGAATTAGATTTAGACTCATGTCCTATCGAAGGATTTCTAACTGATAAAGTAAATGATGTATTTAATAAGCATAAAGTATATAATTCAAAGAATGAGACTATTGCACTAGTTTGTGCAATTGGAAAAAGATTAGAAGAACAGAATACTAACTTTTTAAAAAATAAAAAAAGACTCCCGATGGAAGACTTATTTAAAACTATTTAG
- a CDS encoding 4Fe-4S single cluster domain-containing protein yields the protein MASLNIAKFLLCSEIEGPGNRFVIWLQGCNINCKNCSNQELLPFEKKIFVSVDILIERILYAKNKYNIEGITLLGGEPFMQPDGIEELSKWCKENNLTVICFTGYLYEKLLIDYKSIISYMDIIIDGPFIFKQLDYKRRLIGSKNQRVIKVSDYYKDNDYFEKPYSEIEIQIYKNRLSINGDGKIFDDEKGKFIFKLN from the coding sequence TTGGCTAGTTTAAATATAGCAAAATTTCTTTTATGTAGTGAGATTGAAGGACCGGGTAATAGATTTGTCATTTGATTACAAGGATGTAATATAAATTGTAAAAATTGCTCAAATCAAGAACTTTTACCTTTTGAAAAAAAGATATTTGTATCTGTTGATATTCTTATAGAAAGAATTTTATATGCAAAAAATAAATATAATATTGAGGGTATAACGCTACTTGGTGGAGAACCATTTATGCAACCAGACGGAATTGAAGAGCTATCCAAGTGATGTAAAGAAAACAACTTAACTGTAATTTGTTTTACTGGTTATTTATATGAAAAGTTACTAATAGATTATAAAAGCATAATAAGTTACATGGACATAATTATTGACGGCCCATTTATTTTTAAACAACTAGATTATAAAAGAAGATTGATAGGAAGCAAAAACCAGAGAGTAATAAAGGTCAGTGATTATTATAAAGATAATGATTATTTTGAAAAGCCATATAGTGAAATTGAAATACAAATATACAAAAACAGACTATCAATAAACGGTGATGGCAAAATATTTGATGATGAGAAAGGTAAGTTTATTTTCAAACTTAATTAG
- a CDS encoding AAA family ATPase — translation MSTQKQLTQLKNLVGIKKAIILEGNVDDIFEFDNSYISIQECIFKIFDAKNLSDKYIYDQNIGIKGKKLQSLLMSNESSGNGVVDDYQELFGESGEKNEDELHLKKPTDFFNILCKNLNREDEKKIGFIIDYSDFVFSDQTLEVDDRKALTEFSKSLKETNFKLSKVDELSSCVIFITKKINQLPPSLYLDNPEISIITLPKPSRDERKRFLTIVKSLIRVTDISTEFENIIDATEGWTIIELSHFVKFSCNFEVSLEFNKLFNIYSFGEKTSPWEELSYEKMLNIKKELLDKVIGQNEAVNKVAKVIYKAFTGLSGITYSSKRSKPKGTLFFVGPTGTGKTELAKAITKFLFNDESNLIRFDMSEYGQENSDQKLIGAPPGYVGFEGGGQLTNAIKEKPFSVLLFDEIEKASPKIFDKFLQILEDGRLTDNTGQTISFSETFIIFTSNIGASEVMPDLEPQEVHNQFIKKVQDHFTYELNRPELLGRFGNNIIPFNFIRDIELKGKIVKQKLQPLKAAIYEKYGCDFSIDLNNKDILNILLKNADDRRGGRDVLNSIETNLVDRLSEYIFKNLTILKPGSKIQAIILDNHLEFNLVG, via the coding sequence ATGAGTACTCAAAAACAATTAACACAGTTAAAAAACTTAGTAGGAATTAAAAAAGCCATTATCTTAGAAGGTAATGTCGACGATATATTTGAGTTTGATAATAGTTATATTTCTATTCAAGAATGTATATTCAAAATATTTGATGCAAAAAATTTAAGTGATAAATATATTTATGATCAAAATATTGGTATAAAAGGTAAAAAATTACAAAGCTTATTAATGAGTAATGAGTCAAGTGGTAATGGCGTGGTAGATGATTATCAAGAACTTTTTGGTGAATCAGGAGAAAAAAATGAAGATGAACTTCACTTAAAAAAACCTACTGATTTTTTTAATATTCTTTGCAAAAATTTGAATAGAGAAGATGAAAAAAAGATTGGATTTATTATAGACTACTCTGATTTTGTTTTTAGTGATCAAACTCTCGAAGTTGATGATAGAAAGGCTTTAACGGAGTTTAGTAAATCTTTGAAAGAAACTAACTTTAAATTATCTAAGGTAGATGAATTAAGTAGTTGTGTAATTTTTATCACTAAAAAAATTAATCAGTTACCTCCAAGTTTATATTTAGATAATCCAGAAATATCAATTATAACTTTGCCTAAACCAAGTAGAGACGAAAGAAAAAGGTTTTTGACAATTGTTAAAAGTTTAATAAGAGTAACTGATATTTCAACAGAGTTTGAGAATATTATCGATGCAACAGAAGGTTGAACAATAATAGAACTTTCACATTTTGTTAAATTTTCTTGCAACTTTGAAGTTTCATTGGAGTTTAACAAGCTGTTTAATATTTATAGCTTTGGTGAAAAGACTTCACCTTGAGAAGAACTAAGCTATGAAAAAATGTTGAATATAAAAAAAGAACTATTAGATAAAGTTATAGGGCAAAATGAAGCTGTAAATAAGGTTGCAAAAGTTATTTATAAAGCATTCACAGGTCTAAGTGGTATTACCTATTCATCAAAAAGAAGTAAACCAAAAGGTACTTTATTCTTTGTCGGTCCAACTGGAACAGGAAAAACAGAGTTAGCAAAAGCTATTACAAAATTTTTATTTAATGATGAGTCAAATTTAATTAGATTTGATATGTCTGAGTATGGACAAGAAAACTCTGATCAAAAACTTATTGGAGCACCTCCTGGATATGTAGGATTCGAAGGTGGTGGACAGTTAACCAATGCTATAAAAGAGAAACCTTTCTCAGTACTTTTATTTGATGAAATTGAAAAAGCAAGTCCAAAAATATTTGATAAATTTTTACAAATATTAGAAGACGGTAGATTGACAGATAACACGGGTCAAACAATTAGTTTTAGTGAAACTTTTATAATATTTACTTCGAATATTGGTGCTTCTGAAGTAATGCCAGACTTAGAACCTCAAGAAGTTCATAATCAGTTTATTAAAAAAGTACAAGATCACTTTACATACGAATTAAACAGACCGGAACTACTTGGTAGATTTGGAAATAATATTATACCTTTTAATTTCATAAGAGACATAGAATTAAAAGGTAAAATCGTAAAACAAAAACTACAACCTTTAAAAGCTGCTATTTATGAGAAGTATGGTTGTGATTTTAGTATTGATTTAAATAATAAAGATATATTAAATATCCTATTAAAAAACGCTGATGATAGAAGAGGTGGAAGAGATGTATTGAACTCAATAGAAACTAATCTTGTAGATAGACTGTCTGAATATATTTTTAAGAATTTAACAATACTAAAACCGGGGTCAAAAATTCAGGCAATAATATTGGATAACCATTTGGAGTTTAATTTAGTTGGCTAG
- a CDS encoding AAA domain-containing protein yields the protein MPSIIKNEENKELIFDFSFMQNVKFKDNLLGLDNIVVQLEISGVNTYNEFLNFLKQSLVKKSFICLIDNKTRVISKKDSLKETYDGIIRLELDTHNQSFFKKGTYLGFFVNIDPKDATLTVASIFITRLKPIAQEFETTIDETTIFVLRHKNQVPVDEVLRRNILNSSTLLSIGKLLSTFEEEKYKWLNYLDFCEDLLKLQRKNSLPFLGAVTNNVIKIDKILYTNDLQDFVLNNYKTKSFIFLKQEAVSVLSSLNINFDQTKVVTFDVLSDNINKINKLKKTQDLYVLPLSYNENILNTHNLLENIETLFDFDLINQSDQNRIVPLQLMIGISQEEVSLKNYWKLNKDIVLGGELIFNKYISKYPTEMDDYKVYKMSYELSQEVELDFFNIKNNIDYLNSGYISYLGFGDDVLIERSRQVLKRISDGNTKNPYLINYLFNTKLISLSESSDEEVIDDKDFYFKLNKEQKDAVCKAVNTKDVFILQGPPGTGKTQVICEIIYQLSKEEKKILLSSQNHEAIKNVVDRLPIDPNINRVRLVNQLNTKSSAANNFSPERVVYNYYRSIAKKMFDDINNSNSSLKEFSFIKQKLESLIILEKSFHKDNKEIRELKKELSVINDKIKEINLTTLDYKKLINTLKEDLFTIENLIYSLEEKSFDSVVSFSENLVSFFDKHFKLELKNFILKYTDIDYSLNDNNYYNLLTLINKEVFEKSELFKSIKQSKILIQSYKKTFEVELLKNEESRLNGLFQIVNNDLVFKELITLYDNIIDELKIEKIRLQANMETYKNQEQINKDSELLEIEKNKVLVKINKINDSLNTNTKDLRDLIKFVNKKFNLNLGVTDIDLDLVIKAELDKIEKNLLDSKNRFENNSSLYKSIINYLKENYLIDDNFDKDLPTNKFTSQMYVEGKKYTQTIINSLINIYAMTLTSSNIFRYKKDQTAKKIGLEEINVKTLDVDVVIIDEASKATLLEILMPLVYGKSLILVGDYRQLPPILKLKSSHVDEVNKYFNKDYSYIDLNNLLNESIFKKLISANNNSITTMLRTQYRSHKQIMEVVNKFYENNLNVDEGVSEIKKHDLVIKNAFENSIIDSRSSVYWIDSSYDINNNIFYEQSEEYSTSLFNELEIEITKSLLKKIDKSLEKQNKLKKPSIAVISFYSLQVNKLNRIIKKSLFKNFDLVINTVDDFQGKEADYVIVNLVRNAEKISVTKGREFLKKYERINVAFSRARELLIIVGAERMVKDVMVKIPTIANPDVTNSQEVYTDIINLLDYRNCFFKSKDVIGD from the coding sequence GTGCCAAGTATAATAAAAAATGAAGAAAATAAAGAATTAATATTTGATTTCTCATTTATGCAGAATGTGAAATTCAAAGATAATTTATTAGGACTAGATAACATAGTGGTACAGTTAGAAATAAGTGGTGTAAATACATACAATGAGTTTTTAAACTTCTTGAAGCAATCACTGGTAAAAAAAAGTTTTATTTGTTTAATAGACAATAAAACCAGAGTTATATCAAAAAAAGACTCATTAAAGGAAACGTATGATGGAATAATAAGACTTGAGCTTGATACACATAATCAATCTTTTTTTAAGAAAGGAACTTATCTAGGGTTTTTTGTAAATATAGATCCAAAAGATGCTACATTAACTGTTGCCTCAATATTTATCACTAGATTAAAACCTATAGCACAAGAATTTGAAACTACAATTGATGAAACAACAATTTTTGTACTTAGACACAAAAATCAAGTGCCAGTTGATGAAGTATTAAGAAGAAATATATTAAATTCAAGTACATTACTAAGCATTGGAAAACTTTTATCAACATTTGAAGAAGAGAAATACAAGTGATTAAATTATTTAGATTTTTGTGAAGATTTATTAAAACTTCAGAGAAAAAATTCGTTGCCTTTTCTTGGCGCAGTAACAAATAATGTTATTAAAATAGACAAAATTTTATATACAAATGATTTGCAAGACTTTGTCCTTAACAATTATAAGACAAAAAGTTTTATATTTTTAAAACAAGAAGCAGTAAGTGTTTTATCATCGCTTAATATTAATTTTGACCAAACCAAAGTTGTTACCTTTGATGTATTATCAGATAATATTAATAAGATTAATAAATTAAAAAAAACACAAGATTTGTATGTTTTGCCATTATCCTATAATGAAAATATTTTGAATACACATAATCTTTTGGAAAATATTGAAACGTTATTTGATTTTGATTTAATAAATCAAAGTGATCAAAACCGAATTGTACCACTACAATTGATGATAGGAATATCCCAAGAAGAAGTATCTCTTAAAAACTATTGAAAGCTTAATAAAGATATAGTTCTTGGTGGAGAATTGATATTTAATAAATACATTTCTAAGTATCCTACAGAAATGGATGATTATAAAGTTTATAAAATGAGTTATGAATTAAGTCAAGAAGTAGAATTAGATTTTTTTAATATAAAAAACAATATAGATTATTTGAACTCAGGATATATATCATATTTAGGATTTGGAGATGATGTTTTGATTGAAAGATCAAGACAAGTTTTAAAAAGAATATCTGATGGTAATACAAAGAATCCTTATTTAATTAACTATTTATTTAATACAAAGTTAATATCACTATCAGAAAGTAGTGATGAAGAGGTTATTGATGATAAAGATTTCTATTTTAAGTTAAATAAAGAACAAAAAGATGCTGTTTGCAAAGCTGTAAATACAAAAGATGTTTTTATTTTACAAGGTCCGCCAGGAACAGGTAAAACACAAGTTATTTGTGAAATTATATACCAACTTTCTAAAGAAGAAAAAAAAATATTATTATCTAGTCAAAATCATGAAGCTATTAAAAATGTTGTAGATAGATTGCCAATCGATCCAAACATTAACAGAGTTAGATTAGTTAATCAATTAAATACTAAATCATCAGCTGCTAATAATTTTTCTCCTGAAAGAGTTGTGTATAACTATTATAGATCAATTGCCAAAAAAATGTTTGATGATATAAATAATAGCAATTCATCTCTTAAAGAGTTTAGTTTTATAAAACAAAAATTAGAGAGTCTTATAATTTTAGAAAAAAGTTTTCATAAAGACAATAAAGAAATAAGAGAACTAAAAAAAGAGCTAAGTGTTATTAATGATAAGATTAAAGAGATTAACCTAACGACTCTTGATTATAAAAAACTTATCAATACTCTGAAAGAAGATTTATTTACTATTGAGAACTTAATATACTCATTAGAGGAAAAAAGTTTTGATAGTGTTGTTTCTTTTTCTGAGAACCTAGTTTCATTTTTTGATAAGCATTTTAAGTTAGAACTTAAAAATTTTATTCTTAAGTATACAGATATTGATTATAGTCTTAATGATAATAACTACTACAATCTTTTAACTTTGATAAATAAAGAAGTATTTGAAAAGAGCGAACTTTTTAAAAGTATTAAACAATCAAAAATCTTAATACAAAGTTATAAGAAAACATTTGAAGTAGAGTTGCTTAAAAATGAAGAAAGTAGATTAAATGGTCTTTTCCAAATAGTAAATAATGATTTAGTATTTAAGGAATTAATAACATTATATGACAATATAATAGATGAACTTAAAATTGAAAAAATAAGACTTCAAGCAAATATGGAAACATATAAAAACCAAGAACAAATAAATAAAGATAGTGAGTTATTAGAGATTGAAAAAAATAAAGTTTTAGTTAAAATAAATAAAATTAATGACTCATTAAATACAAATACAAAAGACTTACGAGATTTAATTAAGTTTGTGAATAAAAAGTTTAATCTTAACTTAGGTGTAACTGATATAGACTTAGACTTAGTTATTAAAGCTGAGTTGGATAAAATAGAAAAAAACTTATTAGATAGTAAGAATAGATTTGAAAATAATTCTAGCTTGTACAAAAGTATTATTAATTATTTAAAAGAAAATTATTTAATAGATGATAATTTTGATAAAGATTTACCAACCAATAAATTTACATCACAAATGTATGTCGAAGGTAAAAAGTATACACAAACAATTATAAATAGCTTAATAAATATTTATGCAATGACTCTTACATCTTCAAATATCTTTAGATATAAAAAAGATCAAACAGCAAAAAAAATTGGACTAGAAGAAATAAATGTTAAAACACTTGATGTTGATGTTGTTATAATAGATGAAGCGTCAAAAGCAACACTATTAGAAATATTAATGCCACTAGTTTACGGTAAAAGTTTAATTCTTGTTGGAGATTATAGACAGTTACCTCCAATTTTAAAACTTAAATCAAGTCATGTTGATGAAGTTAATAAATATTTTAACAAAGATTATAGTTACATAGATTTAAATAATCTATTAAATGAATCCATTTTTAAAAAGTTAATTAGTGCAAATAATAATTCTATAACTACAATGTTAAGAACTCAATACAGAAGTCACAAACAAATAATGGAGGTAGTAAATAAATTCTACGAAAATAATCTTAATGTCGATGAAGGTGTAAGTGAAATTAAAAAGCATGATTTAGTAATAAAAAATGCATTTGAAAACTCTATTATTGATTCAAGGAGTTCTGTTTATTGAATAGATTCATCTTATGATATTAATAACAATATATTCTACGAACAAAGCGAAGAATATTCTACTAGTCTATTTAATGAGTTAGAAATTGAAATTACTAAAAGTCTATTAAAAAAGATTGATAAGAGTTTAGAAAAACAAAATAAGTTAAAAAAACCGTCTATTGCCGTTATTAGTTTTTATTCATTACAAGTAAATAAATTAAATAGAATAATAAAAAAAAGTCTATTCAAAAATTTTGATCTCGTAATAAACACAGTTGATGATTTTCAAGGTAAAGAAGCCGATTATGTAATTGTAAACCTTGTAAGAAACGCTGAAAAAATTTCAGTAACTAAAGGTAGAGAGTTTTTAAAAAAATATGAAAGAATTAACGTTGCATTCTCAAGGGCTAGAGAGTTGCTAATTATAGTTGGTGCAGAAAGAATGGTTAAAGATGTAATGGTTAAAATACCAACTATAGCAAATCCAGATGTTACAAATAGCCAAGAAGTATATACGGATATAATAAATTTACTTGACTATAGAAATTGTTTTTTTAAGTCAAAAGACGTAATAGGAGATTAA
- the leuS gene encoding leucine--tRNA ligase produces MEYSHKLIEKKWQKFWDEKNTFKTTDVNEKKAYILDMFPYPSGAGLHVGHPKGYTATDVFARMRKAQGYDVLHPIGWDAFGLPAEQYALKTGNDPREFTEKNIIVFREQLKKLGFSFDYNKEVNTSNPNYYKITQWIFQQLYKKNLAEVREANVNWCEGLGTVLANEEVINVDGKMVSDIGGFEVVKKPMKQWVLKITHYADRLLEGLEGLDWPNSVKELQKNWIGKSEGLIIKFDVLDKELEIPVFTTRPDTIYGVTYLVLAPENKLVFKLAKDEYKNSIENYIQEASKKTDIDRQDDSKEKSGLFTGSYVLNPITNEKIPVWISDYVLNDYGTGAVMAVPAHDGRDWKFAQKYELPIKFVLKSKDISKAFVGESEYINSELLISVKNKSEAIKIVADKLIELNKAEHKINYKLRDWLFSRQRFYGEPFPIIFTSDGNISLIDENDLPLELPKTDYIKPSNSGESPLANIDSWVNTMYKGNKVKRETNTMPQWAGSCWYYLAYILTKTPNNLIDITSEEAMNLFKKWLPVDLYIGGQEHAVLHLLYARFWHQVLFDIGVVPVPEPFQRLINQGMILADNGEKMSKSKGNVINPDEIIESHGADTLRLYELFMGPLEASLPWSYKGLDGARKWIDRVYRMIDNYELVNDNNSSLDFVFNDVVMKVTNMIEDCKFNTAISQLMVFVNAVYKEGQKIFRKYIEDFLVMFSLFCPHIAEELWEKIGNKASIYNAKWPVFDKTKLVVNVATIAIQVNGKLRGTIELEIDTNPDLVKESAKQLISSYLEGKEIIKEIVVPNKIVNFVIK; encoded by the coding sequence ATGGAATACTCACATAAATTAATTGAAAAGAAATGACAAAAATTCTGAGACGAAAAAAATACTTTTAAAACTACCGATGTAAATGAAAAAAAAGCTTATATTTTAGATATGTTTCCTTATCCTAGCGGGGCTGGTTTACATGTAGGACACCCAAAAGGATATACAGCTACAGATGTTTTTGCAAGGATGAGAAAAGCACAAGGTTATGATGTTTTACACCCAATAGGTTGAGATGCATTTGGTCTGCCAGCTGAGCAATACGCTTTAAAAACTGGAAATGACCCAAGGGAGTTTACTGAAAAAAATATAATAGTATTTAGAGAACAATTAAAAAAACTAGGTTTTAGCTTTGATTATAATAAAGAAGTGAACACAAGTAATCCTAACTATTATAAAATTACACAATGAATATTCCAACAGTTGTATAAAAAAAACTTAGCAGAAGTGCGTGAAGCAAATGTAAATTGATGTGAAGGTTTAGGAACTGTATTAGCAAATGAAGAAGTAATAAATGTTGATGGTAAAATGGTATCAGATATTGGTGGATTTGAAGTTGTAAAAAAACCGATGAAGCAGTGAGTGCTTAAAATAACTCATTATGCAGATAGATTATTAGAAGGACTAGAAGGACTAGATTGACCAAACTCAGTTAAGGAATTACAAAAAAACTGAATTGGAAAATCAGAAGGTCTAATAATTAAGTTTGATGTTTTAGATAAAGAATTAGAGATACCTGTATTTACAACAAGACCAGATACTATTTATGGAGTTACTTACCTAGTATTGGCACCAGAAAATAAACTTGTATTTAAACTAGCAAAAGACGAATATAAAAATAGTATTGAGAATTATATACAAGAAGCAAGTAAGAAAACTGATATTGATAGACAAGACGATTCAAAAGAAAAGTCTGGTTTATTTACTGGTTCTTATGTATTAAATCCAATAACCAATGAAAAAATTCCTGTTTGAATATCTGATTATGTTTTAAATGATTATGGTACTGGTGCAGTTATGGCTGTTCCTGCTCACGATGGTAGGGATTGAAAGTTTGCACAAAAGTATGAATTACCTATAAAATTTGTATTAAAATCAAAAGATATATCAAAAGCATTTGTTGGTGAAAGTGAATACATTAATTCTGAATTATTAATTAGTGTTAAAAATAAATCTGAAGCCATTAAAATAGTTGCAGATAAATTAATTGAATTAAATAAGGCTGAGCATAAAATAAATTACAAATTAAGAGATTGGTTATTCTCACGACAAAGATTTTATGGAGAGCCATTTCCCATTATTTTTACTAGTGATGGTAATATATCATTAATTGATGAAAATGATCTACCATTAGAATTACCTAAGACTGATTACATTAAACCTTCAAACTCAGGAGAATCTCCTCTTGCTAACATTGATAGTTGGGTAAACACAATGTACAAAGGTAATAAAGTGAAAAGAGAAACAAATACTATGCCTCAATGAGCAGGTTCTTGTTGATATTATTTAGCTTATATACTTACTAAGACACCTAATAACTTAATTGATATAACAAGCGAAGAAGCAATGAACTTATTCAAAAAATGATTACCAGTAGATTTATATATTGGTGGTCAAGAACACGCTGTGCTTCATTTATTATATGCAAGATTTTGACATCAAGTATTATTTGATATTGGAGTTGTTCCTGTGCCTGAACCATTTCAAAGATTAATAAATCAAGGAATGATTTTAGCAGATAATGGTGAAAAAATGAGTAAATCAAAAGGGAATGTAATTAATCCTGATGAAATAATCGAATCGCATGGGGCGGATACATTAAGACTTTATGAGCTATTTATGGGTCCACTAGAAGCATCTCTACCTTGAAGTTACAAAGGTTTAGATGGAGCAAGAAAATGAATTGACAGAGTGTATAGAATGATTGATAATTATGAACTTGTAAATGATAACAACTCAAGTTTAGACTTTGTATTTAATGATGTTGTAATGAAGGTGACAAATATGATTGAAGATTGCAAGTTTAATACTGCTATATCTCAATTAATGGTATTTGTAAATGCAGTTTATAAAGAGGGACAAAAAATATTTAGAAAATATATAGAAGACTTCTTAGTAATGTTTTCATTGTTTTGCCCTCATATAGCTGAAGAATTATGAGAAAAAATAGGAAATAAAGCAAGTATTTATAATGCTAAATGGCCCGTTTTCGACAAAACTAAGTTAGTTGTTAATGTGGCAACTATTGCAATTCAAGTAAATGGAAAATTAAGAGGCACTATAGAATTAGAAATAGACACAAATCCTGATTTAGTAAAAGAAAGTGCCAAACAACTAATTTCAAGTTATTTGGAAGGCAAAGAAATTATAAAAGAGATTGTTGTACCAAATAAAATAGTTAATTTTGTTATTAAATAA